The following is a genomic window from Clostridium fungisolvens.
CTTAAAGTGGATAAGAGGCCAAGAGATAGATATAGATGTTATTTTGATTACAGCAGATAAATCTATTGAAAGAATACAGGATGCTTTCAGATTTGGAGTTGTAGACTATCTTATAAAGCCCTTTAGCTTTGAAAGATTTAAAGAAGCACTTATACAATTTAAGAGCAGGTATTATAAGTTTAAGAAGAATGATGAGATTGAACAAAAAGATTTAGATAAACTAATATCCAGTTCAAATACTTCTCAAAGTGAAGAGGATTTTGCAAAGGGACTCAATAAATACACCTATAGATCTATATGGGATGAAATAGAAAAAAGCAATTATGAAGATGTTACAGCGGAAGAGCTAGCAGAGAAACTAGGGATAGCAAGAGTGACTGTTAGAAGATATCTTGAGTATATGGAGAAAGAAAATAAGATAGAGAAGTTAGTGGAATATGGGAAGGTAGGTAGACCACAATATAAATATCATAAGATTTAGCCACACATTTAAATCTAGACATTAAAGAAGCAAGATGTAACTCTTATTATATTGGATAAGCTGGGATGAATTGCCGTGGGAGATGTTGTAAAATCAAATGCAGTATGATATACTTACATCAACTATCTCAACCCTTAACACGCGTATAAAGGAAAAAGTATGAACACAGAGGCGTTACAATATTTCATCAAAGTTTACGAGAAGAAAAGTGTTTCTTTGGCAGCCAAAGATTTATTTATTACTCCTCAAGGATTAAGTAAGACAATAAAACAGCTAGAAATGGACTTGGAAGCTGAGTTATTCTGTAGAGGATCACGTGGAATGGAAGCTACAGAATGCGGTGAATTGTTATATGCTCGAGCTAAACATATCTGTTATCTGATGGAAGACATAAAAAAAGAAATTAGTATAATAAACGGTAGAAAAAATATTTTATTGAATGTTGTTGTTACATATGCAACAACATCTGCAGTTCCTCCTGATATGCTATTTGGTTTTTCTAGCGTTTATCCTAGCATAAAAATGAAGTTAAGAGAATTTCCAGATGAATATCCTATTGATAAATTGTTTGAAGAGCAGGCTGATGTTGGCTTAGTTCTTGGACATGAGGATATAGAAAATTGTGAATATGAGCTGGTTGTACCAGGTGAAGTAGTCATAGTAGTTTCTAAAAAGCATCCATTGGCTGTAAAAAACGAGATTTCCATATTAGAACTGGAAAATATGCCTTTGGTATTAAAGTCTATGGAATCAGGCAAACAGCATAGTTTAGTTGATAAGTGTCTAGAATATGGATTTGCGCCTTACGTTAAACATGAAATGGGAAATATATTAGCTGCGCATATATTATGTGAAGCCAATGGTTATGTGGCAGTTTCAGTTGACTTTATTGAAGATGCAGTTAAAAATGATAAGCTAAAAGTAATAAGGTTAAAAGAGAAAATACCTCAAAATATTTATATGATTACTAGAAAAAGGGACATACAGTCTAAGACAGTAACCCTGTTTCGAAGTTACATAAAACAATACAGCAAGGAAAGAATCAAGTCGTTTTGATGTGCGAAGGTGCA
Proteins encoded in this region:
- a CDS encoding response regulator, which codes for MIEVMIVEDDPMVREINSKFLKRIEGFTLYKAVSNLEDAKKYIALKKPDLILLDVFLPKENGLDFLKWIRGQEIDIDVILITADKSIERIQDAFRFGVVDYLIKPFSFERFKEALIQFKSRYYKFKKNDEIEQKDLDKLISSSNTSQSEEDFAKGLNKYTYRSIWDEIEKSNYEDVTAEELAEKLGIARVTVRRYLEYMEKENKIEKLVEYGKVGRPQYKYHKI
- a CDS encoding LysR family transcriptional regulator — its product is MNTEALQYFIKVYEKKSVSLAAKDLFITPQGLSKTIKQLEMDLEAELFCRGSRGMEATECGELLYARAKHICYLMEDIKKEISIINGRKNILLNVVVTYATTSAVPPDMLFGFSSVYPSIKMKLREFPDEYPIDKLFEEQADVGLVLGHEDIENCEYELVVPGEVVIVVSKKHPLAVKNEISILELENMPLVLKSMESGKQHSLVDKCLEYGFAPYVKHEMGNILAAHILCEANGYVAVSVDFIEDAVKNDKLKVIRLKEKIPQNIYMITRKRDIQSKTVTLFRSYIKQYSKERIKSF